The nucleotide sequence TCTGTCGCAGGAGGTGCTGGAGAAATCCAAGGCCGGAATCTACAGCCAGTTCGAGGTGCAGCGCGGCCTGCCCATCCAGCACCTGATGAAATACTTCACGCAATCCGGCGAAGTCTGGCAGCTCAATGCCGACATTCGCGCGATGGTGCAGTTCCGCCAGCTCAATCTGTTGCAGGATTTCTCCCATCTCGGCACGTTCGACGTGATTTTCTGCCGCAACGTGCTGATCTATTTCGACCAGGACACCAAGGCGGTGATCTTCGAGCGGATGGCGAAGGGCATGGAAGCCGATGGCACGTTGCTGCTCGGTGCTGCCGAGTCCGTCGTCGGCATCACCGACGTGTTCCGCCCCATCACCGAGCGCCGCGGTCTCTATCAGCTCAACCCCGCGCGCTCCGGCCGTCCGATGGGCGGGCTGATGCCGCCGTCGCTGAAGATCGCCGCGGCGAGGTGAGATGCTTCTTCACTTTCTCCCACAAGAGGAGAAGGAAGAAGCCACTTCTCACAAAATCGCATGCGGCAAGAAGCGCGAGCGGTTGCCCGTGATCGGGCCTTCGTCTTCGCGGATCGACAGGCCGCAGGGCTCGTGGTTCACCAGCCAACTTCCAATCACCGGATAGAAGCCCGAAAAATTCGGCAGCGGCGACATCGCCTGCCGGATAAAGCCTTCGGCGCCGTAGGGGCCTGCCTGCGCGTCCAGCGATACGCCGCCAGACACCAGCGTGACATTGGCGCCTTCGCGTGACAGCAGCGGCTTGCGCACATAGGACGTTCCGAGCTCCGCTGCTCGCGCGTCATCCTCGAAGAAAGCCGGCAGCAGATTGGGATGGTTCGGAAACATCTCCCACAGCAGTGGCAGGATGCCCTTGTTGGAGAGCACCGCCTTCCACGGCGGCTCGACCCA is from Bradyrhizobium xenonodulans and encodes:
- a CDS encoding CheR family methyltransferase, coding for MTPTDYDYLRKFLKERSGLDLSPDKQYLVESRLLPLARKASLPGIPDLVLKIRNGDGRLATDVVEAMTTNETFFYRDKIPFDHLRETILPGLLRARAARKSLRIWSAASSTGQEPYSIAMCVKEMGAAFAGWRIEIVATDLSQEVLEKSKAGIYSQFEVQRGLPIQHLMKYFTQSGEVWQLNADIRAMVQFRQLNLLQDFSHLGTFDVIFCRNVLIYFDQDTKAVIFERMAKGMEADGTLLLGAAESVVGITDVFRPITERRGLYQLNPARSGRPMGGLMPPSLKIAAAR